In Cryptococcus decagattii chromosome 1, complete sequence, the sequence CCGCCTCTACGATGGTCGGCTGTAAATTTCCCATGAGCTGTGACCATTATCAGAAGAGAGATACTGAAGCTTACTTGGACAATTTCCTTGCCGGGGAAGACACCCCAAGTGACAGCGTTGGGGCTCTCGCTGTGAGTGTTGGTCCTCAGATCACCCTGCTTGTTGACAGCATAGTAGGTGATCCTAGGGTCTCGCTCAATTCTCCTAATTAAGGGAGAAAGCAGGTCGGGAGAGACAAAGAACTCGAGATAGGCCTGTGAGTACGTCAATATGCCTCTTGGCCCATATATGGCTAAATTGAACGTACCTTCTGATAGACATAGCCACCGGCCGGACCCCAACCGTGCACTTTATCGTCACTCCGCACACCATCCACTGCTGGTTGAGAGTTAATTGTGAGGTATCCGAGCTCGTTCATCTTGGCAAGCTGTTCAATGATGAGAGACGTCTCGGATGCAGGAGGTTGGGTGGACCAAGGAAGTTTGGCCAAGTCACCACGGCAGAAACGAGCGAAGAGGGTGTGGAGGTCaaaggaagtggtggggTGTCCCCAAAGGTTATAAGCGTCAGGAGCCTAGAAGGAAGTCAATTGTGGAAGCTCCATTAGAACTGTGAGACTTACGGTGATACCGATGGATACGGGGTAGCCGTCGAGATCACCGTATGCGGGACTTCGGGAATCACCCCATCGTCCGTTAGGAAACTCGTCCCAATCAGCGGCTAATAGGAAATAAGGTCAGCTGGAGCCATAAACCAGCAATATTACAGTGTGCTCACTCCTAGAAAGGTAAGATCGGGTCCGATTGGCCCTATTAGTGATATTAGCGCACCCACGAACATTGTATCTCAAATGACTCACCAGAAGATTGGCCTGATGGTCTCCTCTCTTCGGCTAGGGGTCAAACTTGGCCTCCATGGCAATGGTGCTATTTgctctctccttccttcgAATCCAAGTTCCTTCAACAACATCCTCGCTCCCTTTTCCAAGTTCAATGTGTAGATGTGCAGACCCTTGATACCAGCCTCCTTGTTCTGCAAGATGGTCTTACACATATCGGCAACCAACTTTGTTCCCACCTGTCGCACCTTTTCGTCGTCTCCTCGAACAGGGTTAAGGGCCTCATAGAAATGAGAAGGTACGATAATATTCTCCCTCTGGACCCATTTCTCAAACTTTTCCCAGTTCTGAATAGGCATGATACCAGGTACGATGGGAACATTGATGCCAGCCTCCCTCACGCGCTTCACCCAATCAAAGAAGATTGAAGTGTCGTAGAACATCTGAGTGAAGATAAATTCGGCTCCTGCGCCAACCTTCGCTTTCAGCCACTCCATCTCCTGAGCCCTGCCCTCGGGAGTGTCCGGAGTCTCGGGGTGTCCCTGGGGAAATCCGGCAACGGCGACGCAGAAGTCTCCGGGATAATGCTTGTGGATGTATCGAACCAGGTCAACGGCATTCATGAATCCACCAGGAGTAGGTTCCCATGTAGATGTGCCAGCCACAGGGTCACCACGAAGGGCAAGAATGTTTTGACAACCATGAGACTTTGCTTCCTTGAGGGCCCATTCTACCTTTTCCTTGGGCACTACAAAAAACTTAGCGAAGATAGAGAATAGAGAAGGTAATACGCACTCTCGGTACAACAAAGGTGCATGCAAGTTTCAATACCAATGGTTGCCTGGCAAACCTGGACAAGAGAGTTGGTAAGATCGGCATTCTTTCCACCAGCGCCCCTGCAATTGACATCAGCTATTGCTTCTTTCGACTAAATATCTTGACGACGAACGAACCAGGTGATGTCAATGAACTCAGGACCAAGGTCCCTCATACGCTCGATACGGTCGTAGAGATTTTGCAAACCCTGGGCAATGTTAGCTTTCCGAAGATGCCGAACGCACGTTGCCCAAGCGCAACAGAATGCCATCTAGCAAGGCAGTTATAACTTACTTGAGCAGTTCGGGGAGGGAAGAATTCAAAACTCCAGAAGGGTCGaccctccttctcagcCTTTTGCAGCTTCTCGGTAATCTTCATGATGGATTAGAACGGAAGCGCTTAAAAACAATATATTCAATTGAGAACTAATATTCGTGATAGAAGCTTGGGGGTAAGAGGTTTTCCTGAGTCACGCTAGAAAAGAGCTGCCGACTTTGGATGATGGATATTACTCCTGGAGGTTTGAAATGGATATAAGATACTTTTGTGTAGGAGTGAGTTGGCGTATGTGATTTGTGTTGATTCGATTTGTGGCACACTTGTCGGACCGTGACAgatattttttttttttacatCGTAACACAGGTGTCAAAATAGGCTCGCGCAGTGCGAGTCTGTGTGCTTATATATTTATCACGCTTGTACTAGTAAAATGATGCCGACCTTCGCATTATCAGATTCGTTATTCATATTAATTGTAAAGTGTCATAAACTATAAAAGCAAACTAGCTTTGATCTGAATTATGCTCAGATATTGCCTATCCTAATACCAGCACAGAACTGAAGTTATTTAGCTCTTGATCGTTGCTCTTCATTCACCACGAACTCCCCACTCGTcaaccctcttcctctcttctcacCCACTCTGCCTTTTCACACAGAGGCTTTGGGAACGATCGACATTGCACTGGAACGTCCGGGAGCATTTCGATTGTGTTTCATGCAATACTGTGAGTGACTGGCATGATGCTGAGAACAGTTGACCCTTTGCGCAAGAGCGTGGCAAGTCAACTCAATGTCTGCGAAGGTTAAAGAGAAAGGATAACAGTCGCCTGCAGGAAGACCGACTTTTGGATTGAAAGCTCGATGTGTTTATCCCAGAAGCCAGTGAATGTATTCCTACACAGGTCGTCTCTTAGCGCAGAGGGATCTGGTGCTCCATCCATTCAGATGAGACCGTGCCTATGGGAGGAACATCGACTTTGCCATTCATAACTGAACTGCCATTCCTTTGTTCTGAACACTGGTTTCAAACATGGTCAAAGAATAACTGGAACCGTTTCTGAAAGTGCCATGCAGTGATAGCAGGATTGCTGTTGGCACTTTTGCCGTTGTGTCTCTGACAAGCACTTGCAGAAACATGTGGATCATCCCGTGCAGGCATACCGCATGTCGCTGCAATTCGGGCCGAAGAAGATCAGCTGCAAGTACAGTGATGAATACATTTGGCGCTCCGAAGTTGCAGAACCATAGCATTGAGCTCAATGCTCCTTTTTTGCCAATATGGAGTGGCTCCTTGAAGTCGATGGGTCCCCATGCGAACACGATCCAACAGGCTTCGAGCATCATTCTGGGCCAAATCTCACGGATCTCCGGCAGACAGTCCTCTATCCCCCTCATTTCTGGAAATAAAAAAGCCCGACATCTTTCTTGCTTGGCAACGCAGCAAAGCATTGGTTGCATAGAATCTGAAGCGAGGATAAGTGACAAATCGTCCTACTTTACAAATGAGTAAATGTTTGGAACACTCATACGGAGGAACTGTAGTACTAAACGTGGTGAGCATGGAGGTCCGTTACACTGcttggaaagaggaaggtgacGAGGTTATTCATGGCCTTGATCGTGTTCGTTGACGGGTTGGAATTCCAGTAGGGGAACCGCTAATAATCGAGAGCAGCCCTACCCATCGTCCAGCTCTATTGCAGGCTTCGTCAATGTGCGAACATAAGCCACTGACATGATGTGGCTAGTGGCTTTTGAGAGGTTGCCTGCGTGAGAACCAGAATCAAGCGTGGTATGGGTTGTGTCATTAGGTTCTGAAACTTGGATTGCTTAATGTAGGCAGTAGAAGGCATCGACCTTTTTCTGGGAGGCTGGACACAGTTCTTGGCTGATGACGATGTCTAGGTAAGAAGGGTGAAAACGCTGAAAAGACTATCAGACTATCAAGAAGCCGTTGTCGTTTGACATGGGACTCCGCGCGGTCCTCAAAGCCGACGACATATGTCGGAGAAGCTGAAGGTTGCAAAGTACAAAATATCCGGAAGCTCAGATAGAATAGATGGAATGTTCAGAAAAGCTGCATTATTAAGAGTGAAAACGCAGGTGTGTCCAGCGTATTCCATTCACTATCCGTGAACATTCCAGTATTCGACCTGAAGGTGCATTTTGGGATATGAGAAGTTCTTCTGTATGCGATGGACGTTCAGGTCGATGCAGAGATCTCCAAGTAGTTTGCCCAGAATGGGGAAGCATAACTGGGATCTCACGAGGATCCATATTGTTGTGGCCGGTAAATAAACTCTGTCCTTCTTAAATAGGAGGATCGATCTACAAGTTTACAAGTCCCCTCCCTACTAACACCGAACTAAAACCATCGCTTAATACAAGTGATGCATACATCTACCGTTATCTTTTCGTATTCACTTTGAAATGTCTTGATATAGTCGACAGCGTGTTGAGCGAGCACGGTGTCTAAGTCTTGGTCGACAACACTACCACCGACAGCAGACTGCTGGTTTACATCATTCATGCGCATTCGTTGCTGAATAACAAAGTGGACATATACGAAAATCGAATATTAATTATTTATGCAAGTGCCCACAACAAAAATACAGCCacggcagcagcagcaacaacgCACATGGTGGCTGGCGAGGTGTTAATTTAGCTTGTTTGTTGTTTCgatcgaagaagaagcaccAGCCACCAGCCACAACCATCactttttgttgttgttggctGGCTTGCTTCTTGATCTTTGTATCCCTCAGTCTAAAGACACGTCACGAAGACCTTAAAATTAATTAAGAATTAATAATATTCCATTCGTAATAACTTTTGCCAATTGCCATTGGCTTGTTGTGGTAGCTAGCAACTGAACGGCTGCATGCATGAATATATAGGGCAGGAGAAGACATACCTCCATGGTGTTGCCGGTATCTGCCTTGGGACTTGATATTCGGGGTGACTGATTTAGCGAAAACCATAGGGAACAGAAGATGCATCTGGCACTGGACTGGCGGGAGATGTGAACTAGTAAGGACTACGGAGAGAGAAGCTATGACGCTAGAACTCTCTTAGAGGTCTAGCCCGGGTGGCCACTGCCAAGTTTCATTCTTCCCTATAAGTTAAAAATGTTCACATCCCGACACCGACATATCAATACACATTTAAACAAGTGAGCATTTTTGTAGCTGTCACTATTCTCAGCTCTGGCGACCGAGCCTCGCCCAGGTTACCCTTTTCGCCCACGCTGTACCACCTGCACGCGTCCAGCCCAATCCCAATTTCATCAATCCAATttcatctccattttcatcttcgATTCTTCACTGCTACCACACTCTCCGTAAACAACTTCTCCGTACGCAGAGCCAATTTGCCAATTCCTTATACCTTTGACAACCAACAGTCGCTTGTTTAGGGAGACGGCCGTGCACAAACACATTCCGCTTTCTACATAACCGACTTTGACAGAAGTCAATAACGACGACTTTTGCAGTCTTCGATCGTTTGGTATGGCCCATCGAACCGGCAATCGATCTCCATCGGGATTGAATCGCCGCCCGACAGACCGATCTACTTCTCAATCTGGGTCTATGCAAACTGCATCCTCGCCCGTACAATCAGCATTTGGAGGACGGATATATGCTGCTCCAGAGGAGGACCGAGGGCTGATAATGAGAGATCGAAGCGAGAGAGATCggggagagaaggattggGCTGATGAGAAGGGGAACAGCATGGGGAAGACGCGGGGTATGGATGTGGGAGTAACCCGGCCTAAAAGGAGGTTAAGTAGGTAAGCCATTTACCGTCCTCCTTCCGCCCCTTTTTCCCTTACGCTCAAGCTGCGAGCATCTGTGCGCAGGGCTGGGAGTTTTTTGAGTGAATCCTTTTGGCCTTTGGCTCTGGGAAATTATCCCTTCCTCCGTCCCCATCGCATGATTCTTACTGACATCAGTCTTCCCAATCTCCTCGTCTCGCCCCCGCTTCACAGAGCCATGTCCTCAACCTCTGTCAGCTCTCCGCCTCAGTCGCCCATAGGTCAGCCAGGGCATAATCCATACCACTCTCTCCAGCAGCAGACATTCCATAACCAGAAGGCCCATGGATCGTCTATTGCCAACAATTATTCTTCTTACCGGAGTAATCCGCCAAAATTGGACGACAAGGTGGGCATGGTTGGGTATGCGACTGCCATGGCCGCCGCTagcagagaaagagaaggacCGCCTTCTCTTTGGGGAATAGAACTCAAGTGGATCTCGTGAGTGACTGCTGATAGCTGATAAGATCACGCTTAACACCATAGTTGAGACTGATCACACTCGCTCTTCAAAACGCCTTCCTCACTATCATCATGCACTATTCACGGATATCTACCGCTCCCAACCGCACATATTCCGCTGCTGCCGCAGTGTTGCTCAACGAACTTCTCAAAGGTGGCATTTCAGTTTTTATTGCTCTCAAACGTATCGATAATGAGATGATtgcatctcctcctcctccggTCTATTCAGAGAAGCTTGACGACAAGGATTTCGACAGGCGATCTGGTCAAAAACTTCCTTCGATTATTCACCCCACGAGACTGCGAGCTCTATCGAAGGCGATATTTTCACCCGACTGCTATAAGCTTTCTGTCCCTGCCATCCTATACGTCATTCAAAACAATCTCCAATACGTCGCTGCGTCAAATCTCGACGTCGCAACTTTCCAGGTCACGTACCAGATGAAGATCCTTACAACGGCGTTTTTTTCAGTGCTCTTGTTACGGAAACGACTCTCTCGAACTAAATGGGCGTCCTTGGTTCTGCTGGCCATCGGTGTTGGTATTGTTCAGATccaatcttcttcagcacCTGCTACGTCTCACCACACCCACGTCGATGTCAGCCACGAACATCAGTTGCGATCGGAAATTCCGGTCCCTGATGAGCCCATCATGTCTCCTGAAAGAGTGATGCATCCTGTCAGGGGATTCGCTGCTGTTACGCTTGCGTGCATGACTTCAGGCCTTGCGGGCGTGTACTTTGAATTTATCCTGAAATCATCGTCTGGGTCCAGCGCACCTGATTTGTGGGTAAGAAACACCCAATTGTCCTTATTCTCCCTTGTCCCTGCGTTAGTACCTATTATCATCAACCCTTCGGGACCGGATGGCGTGGGTTATTTTTCAAAAGTGTTGTCTTGCTTCGAGAATTTCAATGGATGGGCTGTCGGTACGGTGTTGACTCAGACATTTGGTGGTCTGATCACTGCGTTGGTCATCAGATATAGCGATAACATCATGTGCGTTTTGTCTTTTGGTATGTTTGCTCTTTGCTAATGTCCGATAACAGGAAAGGATTTGCTACATCTCTTTCCATtatcatctccttccttgccTCGGTCGCTCTTTTCTCCTATCCCATCACTCTTAGTTTTATCGTCGGTGCTTCCATCGTTCTTTTCGCTACCTATACATACAACAGCCCCGCTCCACCTGTCTCTTCTACTCGCAAAGAAATCGCAGTACCGGGCTCGCCTATCTCCACTTCTGCACCTATATTGGGCGAACCTGAAAAGCCTAGCCGTGCGTCAAGTGTAATCAACTTGCTTGGCTTGGGATCCAATCATGGGTCTAGAAAACCGAGCATTTCAGACATCAAATCATATGCCTCTAGTCAGTTGGGCTTATCGTCATACCCTGTTTCTGCCTCTGCATCAGCACCCGGTA encodes:
- a CDS encoding methylenetetrahydrofolate reductase, producing the protein MKITEKLQKAEKEGRPFWSFEFFPPRTAQGLQNLYDRIERMRDLGPEFIDITWGAGGKNADLTNSLVQVCQATIGIETCMHLCCTEMPKEKVEWALKEAKSHGCQNILALRGDPVAGTSTWEPTPGGFMNAVDLVRYIHKHYPGDFCVAVAGFPQGHPETPDTPEGRAQEMEWLKAKVGAGAEFIFTQMFYDTSIFFDWVKRVREAGINVPIVPGIMPIQNWEKFEKWVQRENIIVPSHFYEALNPVRGDDEKVRQVGTKLVADMCKTILQNKEAGIKGLHIYTLNLEKGARMLLKELGFEGRREQIAPLPWRPSLTPSRREETIRPIFWANRTRSYLSRTADWDEFPNGRWGDSRSPAYGDLDGYPVSIGITAPDAYNLWGHPTTSFDLHTLFARFCRGDLAKLPWSTQPPASETSLIIEQLAKMNELGYLTINSQPAVDGVRSDDKVHGWGPAGGYVYQKAYLEFFVSPDLLSPLIRRIERDPRITYYAVNKQGDLRTNTHSESPNAVTWGVFPGKEIVQPTIVEAVSFIAWKDEAFELGLQWAHLYPAGSPSRKLITDTMNTSYLVNIVANDFRDGMSIFEPFLLNQTTVGKVVGGVKGSVEGIVEGVKGMVSA